A window from Populus trichocarpa isolate Nisqually-1 chromosome 3, P.trichocarpa_v4.1, whole genome shotgun sequence encodes these proteins:
- the LOC7465824 gene encoding subtilisin-like protease 4 gives MKKINLFTAMAIIPLLLLIFMLNFCPEIAQATQHTTKITEKTTLLNYIVHVAKPEGRTMAEFEDLESWYQSFLPVSTASSEKQQRMLYAYQNVMSGFAARLTQEEVKSMEEKDGFLSARPERILHLQTTHTPRFLGLHQELGFWKESNFGKGVIIGVLDGGIFPSHPSFSDEGMPPPPAKWKGRCDFNASDCNNKLIGARSFNIAAKAKKGSAATEPPIDVDGHGTHTASTAAGAFVKDAEVLGNARGTAVGIAPHAHLAIYKVCFGDPGDDCPESDILAGLDAAVQDGVDVLSLSLGEDSVPLFNDTIAIGSFAAIQKGIFVSCSAGNSGPFNGTLSNEAPWILTVGASTVDRRFSATARLGNGEQIDGESLSQHSNFPSTLLPLVYAGMSGKPNSSLCGEGALEGMDVKGKIVLCERGGGIGRIAKGGEVKNAGGAAMILMNEEADGFSTNADVHVLPATHVSFAAGLKIKAYINSTQAPMATILFKGTVIGDSSSPFVASFSSRGPSLASPGILKPDIIGPGVSILAAWPFPLDNNTNSKSTFNIISGTSMSCPHLSGIAALLKSSHPYWSPAAIKSAIMTTADTLNMEGKLIVDQTLQPADVFATGAGHVNPSRANNPGLVYDIQPDDYIPYLCGLGYADNEVSIIVHEQVKCSEKPSIPEGELNYPSFAVTLGPSQTFTRTVTNVGDVNSAYEVAIVSPPGVDVTVKPSKLYFSKVNQKATYSVAFSRTEYGGKISETAQGYIVWASAKYTVRSPIAVSLK, from the coding sequence atgaagaaaattaaCTTGTTTACAGCTATGGCTATCATTCCTTTACTCCTACTAATTTTCATGCTTAACTTCTGTCCTGAGATTGCTCAAGCTACTCAGCACACAACTAAAATAACCGAAAAGACCACCTTATTAAACTACATTGTCCATGTCGCAAAACCAGAAGGCAGAACTATGGCAGAGTTTGAAGATCTCGAGAGTTGGTACCAATCGTTCTTACCAGTTAGCACAGCAAGCTCGGAGAAGCAACAACGCATGCTTTACGCATACCAAAATGTAATGAGTGGTTTTGCAGCAAGATTGACACAGGAGGAAGTGAAAAGCATGGAAGAGAAGGATGGCTTTCTTTCAGCACGGCCTGAAAGGATATTACATCTACAAACAACACATACCCCCCGCTTCTTGGGTTTGCATCAGGAACTGGGATTCTGGAAAGAATCGAATTTTGGAAAGGGAGTGATCATTGGAGTACTAGATGGTGGAATCTTCCCCAGCCACCCGTCATTCAGTGATGAAGGAATGCCACCACCTCCTGCCAAATGGAAAGGGAGGTGCGATTTTAACGCTTCAGACTGTAACAACAAACTCATTGGTGCAAGGTCGTTCAATATTGCAGCCAAAGCCAAGAAGGGATCAGCAGCAACTGAACCACCAATTGATGTAGATGGACATGGCACCCACACAGCAAGCACAGCTGCTGGTGCCTTTGTAAAAGATGCTGAAGTGCTAGGAAATGCCAGAGGCACAGCAGTTGGAATCGCGCCTCACGCTCATTTAGCAATTTACAAAGTGTGCTTTGGTGACCCTGGGGACGATTGTCCTGAAAGTGATATATTAGCTGGGCTTGATGCAGCTGTCCAGGATGGTGTTGATGTGCTCTCACTTTCCCTTGGTGAAGATTCGGTTCCTTTATTTAATGATACTATTGCCATAGGATCATTTGCAGCAATTCAAAAGGGAATATTTGTAAGCTGTTCAGCTGGAAATTCTGGCCCTTTCAACGGCACATTATCTAATGAAGCCCCGTGGATACTAACAGTTGGAGCAAGCACTGTAGATAGAAGATTTTCTGCTACTGCAAGGCTTGGAAATGGTGAACAAATTGATGGTGAATCCCTCTCCCAACATAGTAACTTCCCTTCAACACTATTACCTCTAGTTTATGCTGGCATGAGCGGTAAACCAAATTCCTCTTTATGTGGTGAGGGAGCATTGGAAGGTATGGATGTGAAAGGAAAAATAGTCTTGTGCGAGAGAGGAGGGGGAATAGGCAGAATTGCTAAAGGGGGAGAAGTGAAAAACGCCGGCGGTGCTGCCATGATACTCATGAATGAAGAAGCCGATGGCTTTAGCACCAACGCTGATGTTCATGTTCTTCCTGCAACACATGTCAGCTTTGCTGCAGGGCTGAAGATCAAAGCGTATATAAATTCAACACAGGCACCGATGGCAACGATCCTATTTAAAGGAACTGTCATTGGAGACTCATCATCTCCTTTTGTTGCTTCCTTCTCATCACGAGGCCCCAGCCTGGCAAGCCCGGGAATTCTGAAACCTGACATCATTGGGCCTGGAGTGAGCATTTTAGCTGCATGGCCATTCCCTCTTGACAACAATACGAACTCAAAATCAACCTTCAACATAATTTCTGGCACGTCAATGTCATGCCCACATCTTAGTGGCATCGCCGCCTTGCTCAAGAGCTCTCATCCTTACTGGTCACCTGCTGCTATCAAATCGGCCATCATGACTACTGCTGATACCCTAAACATGGAAGGCAAACTCATTGTCGACCAAACACTTCAACCTGCTGACGTCTTTGCCACTGGGGCAGGCCACGTTAATCCATCAAGAGCAAACAACCCAGGATTAGTTTACGACATCCAACCTGATGATTACATTCCTTACCTATGCGGTCTGGGCTACGCAGATAACGAAGTTAGCATAATTGTGCATGAGCAAGTTAAATGCTCAGAAAAACCAAGCATTCCTGAAGGTGAGCTGAACTACCCTTCATTTGCTGTCACTTTGGGACCTTCGCAGACATTCACAAGGACTGTGACAAACGTTGGCGATGTAAATTCAGCTTATGAAGTGGCCATCGTTTCCCCACCAGGAGTTGATGTGACTGTCAAGCCTTCCAAACTCTACTTTTCAAAGGTGAATCAGAAGGCAACATACTCCGTAGCGTTCTCTCGCACTGAATATGGTGGCAAAATCAGTGAAACTGCTCAAGGATACATAGTATGGGCGTCTGCTAAATACACTGTTAGGAGTCCAATTGCTGTAAGTTTAAAGTAG
- the LOC7465825 gene encoding uncharacterized protein LOC7465825 produces the protein MWSQKSREERKEIRGERVMESNKKKRTSSSSSTTTTVSKEEVIAKLKDDGDFDNLRLNIIRKLKDNEELRNNIISIVRHSATLNRAGAESMKPRQLFDALYDEVGNKLTSQISDGVWEVIRSADGMKNEITETVQSVYNKLVNPERKDDGESSTHGAMVVENGTNYKGLVKASAVSMDDNLSSDPKEPPGFSLSNNHQNSNHEKREQLQLPMPCEGPPEAKKKRPNHSEDMLKVNDVDLAPPGFSADVEPKEPCDSSDEDPDVPPGFG, from the exons atgtggaGTCAGAAAAGCAGAGAAGAGAGGAAGGAAATAAGAGGAGAGCGGGTCATGGAGAGCAACAAAAAGAAGagaacatcatcatcatcatcaacaacaacaacagtaaGCAAAGAGGAGGTAATAGCCAAACTGAAAGACGATGGTGACTTCGACAATCTCCGTCTCAACATCATCCGCAAGCTCAAAGACAAT GAAGAGTTGCGCAACAACATTATTTCCATTGTGAGACATTCAGCAACACTTAATCGTGCTGGTGCTGAAAGTATGAAACCCCGACAGCTTTTTGATGCCTTATACGATGAGGTTGG GAACAAACTGACGAGCCAAATTTCTGATGGTGTATGGGAAGTCATTAGATCAGCTGAtggaatgaaaaatgaaatcacAGAGACAGTGCAATCTGTCTATAATAAATTGGTCAACCCTGAAAGGAAGGATGACGGTGAATCATCTACTCATGGTGCAATGGTAGTTGAGAATGGAACTAACTATAAAGGTCTGGTAAAGGCATCAGCTGTATCAATGGATGATAACTTGTCTAGTGACCCAAAAGAACCACCAGGCTTCTCTCTATCAAACAATCATCAGAACAGTAACCATGAAAAGAGAGAACAGCTGCAGCTGCCTATGCCATGTGAAGGTCCTCCAGaagcaaagaagaaaaggcCCAACCATTCAGAGGACATGCTGAAGGTGAATGATGTTGATCTTGCCCCACCAGGCTTTTCTGCAGACGTTGAGCCAAAGGAGCCCTGTGACAGCagtgatgaagaccctgatgtGCCTCCTGGATTTGGTTGA